A single window of Luteipulveratus halotolerans DNA harbors:
- a CDS encoding MFS transporter, whose translation MATSVAETTTSASPSVSGLHRRPGRWIDGWDPEDTVQWAAEGRSVAQRNLRLSVFAEFLGFGVFALWGIVVPQLKHYGYAGAAALSDSQQFWLLSIPTLVGATLRIPYTFAVPKFGGRNWTIISALLLLFPTIGLALAIGATAPFPVLLLMAALAGVGGGNFASSMTSISFFFPQAEKGKALGFNAAGGNLGTAAVQFAVPFVVVFGAATATDPDLPLAGWVFVPLILVSAVLAWRWMDNLSTAKSDPRSFAVAARRKHTWVLSFIYFGTFGSFIGFAGAFPKIMTDAFPDHGLKLAFMGALVGSVARPIGGIVADKVGGWIVTVVSFVAMAVGAFGAIFALQDKSFGLFMATFLLLFVFTGIGNGSIYRMIPIVFQATSGGDIAGTRKIAAGAIGIVGAVGAYGGFVIPQGFSFAKSHTVDATHATGTIVPALWAIIGLYLVMATLTWAVYGRKGTHLGDARV comes from the coding sequence ATGGCAACGTCCGTGGCAGAGACCACCACGTCAGCATCGCCGTCCGTCTCAGGGCTGCACCGTCGTCCGGGCCGCTGGATCGACGGCTGGGACCCGGAGGACACGGTCCAGTGGGCCGCCGAAGGTCGCTCGGTCGCGCAACGCAACCTGCGCCTGTCGGTGTTCGCCGAGTTCCTCGGATTCGGCGTCTTCGCGCTCTGGGGCATCGTCGTCCCGCAGCTGAAGCACTACGGGTACGCCGGTGCTGCGGCCCTGTCGGACTCGCAGCAGTTCTGGCTGCTGTCGATCCCGACCCTCGTCGGCGCCACGCTGCGCATCCCTTACACGTTCGCGGTGCCGAAGTTCGGCGGCCGCAACTGGACGATCATCTCGGCGCTGCTGCTGCTCTTCCCGACGATCGGGCTGGCGCTCGCGATCGGTGCGACCGCGCCGTTCCCGGTGCTCCTGCTGATGGCCGCACTCGCGGGTGTCGGCGGCGGCAACTTCGCGTCGTCGATGACCAGCATCTCCTTCTTCTTCCCGCAGGCGGAGAAGGGAAAAGCGTTGGGGTTCAACGCTGCTGGCGGCAACCTGGGTACGGCGGCGGTCCAGTTCGCGGTGCCGTTCGTCGTGGTCTTCGGTGCGGCCACGGCCACTGATCCCGACCTGCCGCTGGCCGGCTGGGTGTTCGTCCCGCTGATCCTCGTCTCGGCCGTGCTCGCCTGGCGCTGGATGGACAACCTCTCGACGGCGAAGTCCGACCCGCGCAGCTTCGCGGTTGCGGCGCGGCGCAAGCACACCTGGGTCCTGTCGTTCATCTACTTCGGCACGTTCGGGTCGTTCATCGGCTTCGCCGGCGCGTTCCCCAAGATCATGACCGACGCGTTCCCCGACCACGGTCTCAAGCTCGCGTTCATGGGCGCCCTCGTCGGCTCGGTGGCGCGCCCCATCGGCGGCATCGTCGCCGACAAGGTCGGCGGCTGGATCGTCACGGTCGTGTCGTTCGTCGCGATGGCCGTCGGCGCGTTCGGCGCGATCTTCGCCCTGCAGGACAAGAGCTTCGGGCTGTTCATGGCGACGTTCCTGCTGCTGTTCGTCTTCACCGGCATCGGCAACGGCTCGATCTACCGGATGATCCCGATCGTCTTCCAGGCGACCTCGGGCGGCGACATCGCCGGCACCCGCAAGATCGCGGCCGGTGCCATCGGCATCGTCGGTGCGGTCGGCGCGTACGGCGGGTTCGTGATCCCGCAGGGCTTCTCGTTCGCCAAGTCGCACACCGTCGACGCGACGCACGCCACGGGCACGATCGTCCCCGCGCTCTGGGCGATCATCGGTCTCTACCTCGTGATGGCGACGCTCACCTGGGCGGTCTACGGCCGCAAGGGAACCCACCTCGGCGACGCACGGGTGTGA